The following are encoded in a window of Acidobacteriota bacterium genomic DNA:
- a CDS encoding M20/M25/M40 family metallo-hydrolase, translated as MTNHRPVKKLGNKDFILTAFGVVVVAALMIGAAVYLNSQAPADDGSYVPGETAITPDIELLRDYVRIDTTAGKEIDGARFLFEYLERQSIPAEMIESAPGRANVYARIEGREPGGALMLLSHIDVVRADPEKWSYPPFEAEVALDRVWGRGTLDMKGTAITQLLAFVDVAESGQQPAHDLIFLATADEESGSALGVPWLIANRPDIFEGTRFVITEGGLTETVREKLVYFAVETGSKNIVRLRVNSPRREDLERFRAQMLEWDIEPKIERLLPGVDEYFRAIAPRRTKGGEILADVRKAESEGRLDQLGENYLELMQNHAIVRDEVEPVDGGYTLRIYLSLLPDEDPAEPLARIRELLPRDAEMLVEFMTFPQPSRLSPTDTPLFRELEEEVKETWGEQTRVGPHVMLAQTTDCRFLRSEEIDCYGLWPFQVTFFESQGIHGVDERLKLSWFVEGVEFMKDLVRRYLEIEAPK; from the coding sequence GTGACGAACCACCGGCCCGTGAAGAAACTCGGGAACAAGGACTTCATCCTGACCGCCTTTGGTGTCGTCGTGGTGGCGGCCCTGATGATCGGCGCCGCAGTTTACCTCAATAGCCAGGCGCCGGCCGACGATGGCAGTTATGTTCCGGGTGAGACCGCGATCACACCCGATATCGAGCTTCTTCGTGACTACGTCAGGATCGATACGACTGCGGGCAAAGAGATCGACGGCGCCCGCTTTCTCTTCGAGTATCTCGAACGACAGAGTATCCCCGCGGAGATGATCGAGAGCGCACCCGGGAGAGCCAACGTCTACGCGAGAATCGAAGGCCGTGAGCCGGGCGGAGCGCTGATGCTGCTCAGTCACATCGACGTCGTCCGAGCGGATCCCGAAAAGTGGTCTTACCCACCTTTCGAGGCTGAGGTCGCGCTCGACCGCGTCTGGGGTCGAGGGACGCTCGACATGAAGGGAACGGCGATCACCCAACTGCTGGCGTTCGTGGATGTCGCAGAATCGGGTCAGCAGCCTGCTCACGATCTGATCTTTCTGGCGACCGCCGACGAGGAATCGGGGAGCGCTCTCGGGGTCCCGTGGCTGATCGCGAACCGGCCGGATATTTTCGAGGGCACCCGCTTCGTGATCACCGAGGGAGGGCTGACCGAGACAGTGCGCGAAAAGCTCGTCTATTTCGCCGTTGAGACCGGTTCGAAGAACATCGTCCGGCTCCGAGTGAACAGTCCTCGAAGGGAGGATCTCGAACGGTTCCGTGCCCAAATGCTCGAATGGGACATCGAGCCGAAGATCGAGCGGCTCCTTCCTGGGGTGGACGAGTATTTCCGGGCAATCGCTCCCAGGCGAACGAAGGGGGGCGAAATCCTCGCAGACGTTCGGAAGGCCGAGTCGGAGGGCCGGCTCGATCAGCTCGGGGAGAATTATCTCGAGCTGATGCAGAACCACGCGATCGTCCGCGACGAGGTTGAACCGGTCGATGGCGGGTACACTCTGCGCATATACCTGTCGCTCCTTCCGGACGAGGATCCCGCCGAGCCTCTCGCGCGTATTCGCGAGTTGCTACCGCGCGACGCGGAGATGTTGGTCGAGTTCATGACGTTTCCGCAACCATCACGGCTGTCGCCGACGGACACGCCGCTTTTTCGGGAGCTGGAAGAAGAGGTGAAGGAGACGTGGGGCGAACAGACGCGGGTCGGTCCCCACGTCATGCTCGCTCAAACGACCGATTGTCGCTTTCTCAGATCGGAAGAGATCGACTGCTATGGACTCTGGCCGTTCCAGGTCACCTTCTTCGAGAGCCAGGGGATTCACGGAGTCGACGAGCGGCTGAAACTCTCCTGGTTCGTCGAAGGCGTCGAATTCATGAAAGATCTGGTTCGGAGATACCTGGAGATCGAAGCCCCGAAGTGA
- a CDS encoding glycosyltransferase family 2 protein yields MGKLSIVIPVFNEERRLPETIERIEEFRSGFDRPTEIIFVDDGSSDRSGEILKAATARRDGWRVVTYSTNAGKGYAVRRGIMEATGTRILISDADLSTPLAEVETLLAAAGGADIVIGSRAVDETSVKVAQPSYRQSMGKTFNRLMRMITGLPFRDTQCGFKLFSVDAAKTVAHRATVDRFAWDVEFLMLACREGYRIEEVPVLWFNSPESRVRVVRDSFRMLVDLLRMRIRIGPVSCADPGTAGSRQRSER; encoded by the coding sequence ATGGGAAAACTGTCGATCGTCATCCCCGTCTTCAACGAGGAGCGGAGACTTCCGGAAACCATCGAGCGGATCGAAGAGTTCCGGAGCGGCTTCGACCGCCCGACCGAGATCATCTTCGTCGACGACGGCAGCTCGGACCGGAGCGGCGAGATCCTGAAGGCTGCAACCGCGCGCCGGGACGGCTGGCGGGTCGTTACCTACAGTACCAATGCGGGAAAGGGCTACGCTGTTCGTCGCGGGATCATGGAGGCGACCGGAACCCGAATACTGATCAGCGACGCGGATCTCTCCACGCCGCTGGCCGAGGTTGAGACCCTGCTGGCAGCAGCCGGCGGGGCTGACATAGTCATCGGTTCGAGAGCCGTCGACGAGACTTCCGTGAAGGTGGCACAGCCCTCCTACCGCCAATCGATGGGCAAAACCTTCAACCGGCTGATGCGGATGATCACGGGCCTTCCCTTCCGTGACACGCAGTGCGGATTCAAGCTTTTCTCCGTCGACGCCGCAAAAACCGTCGCCCACCGCGCAACCGTCGACCGGTTTGCCTGGGACGTGGAGTTCCTCATGCTCGCCTGCCGGGAAGGCTATCGGATCGAGGAAGTGCCTGTGCTCTGGTTCAACTCTCCCGAGTCGAGGGTGCGAGTCGTCCGGGACTCCTTCAGAATGCTCGTCGATCTGCTTCGAATGCGGATCCGGATCGGACCGGTCAGCTGCGCCGACCCGGGAACAGCAGGATCCCGACAACGATCAGAACGCTGA
- a CDS encoding glycosyltransferase family 2 protein, with product MSRSPDRRIVVVLPAYNAEATLRATWDDIPKEWVDEVLLVDDASTDGTVRLAEEIGIRTVVHPENRGYGGNQKTCYRTALDELNADIVVMVHPDHQYDPTIIPQLVKPLLDDECDAVFGSRMLGGRPIEGGMPKWKYFANLGLTAIENATFYVFLSEYHSGFRAYSRRYLESVPFEECSDNFVFDTEIIAQGVAAGMTIREVPIQTRYFDEASQIGFVRSVRYGLEILKTMGFYKLHRKGLFSHRIFRGLGSGPSGRHVKATQ from the coding sequence GTGAGCCGGTCCCCCGACAGGAGAATCGTGGTCGTCCTTCCCGCCTACAACGCGGAGGCGACTTTGCGCGCAACGTGGGACGACATCCCGAAAGAGTGGGTCGACGAAGTCCTTCTCGTCGATGATGCGTCGACGGACGGCACCGTTCGGCTCGCCGAAGAGATAGGGATACGAACGGTGGTGCATCCCGAGAATCGCGGTTACGGCGGGAACCAGAAAACCTGCTACCGTACGGCGCTGGACGAGCTGAATGCCGACATCGTCGTGATGGTGCACCCGGACCATCAGTACGACCCCACGATCATTCCCCAGCTGGTCAAGCCACTTCTCGACGATGAATGCGATGCGGTATTCGGCTCCCGGATGCTCGGAGGGCGACCGATCGAGGGCGGAATGCCGAAGTGGAAATACTTCGCGAATCTCGGCCTGACGGCAATCGAGAACGCGACCTTCTATGTGTTTCTCTCCGAATACCATTCGGGATTTCGCGCGTACTCACGACGCTACCTCGAGTCGGTCCCGTTCGAAGAATGCTCGGACAATTTCGTCTTCGACACCGAGATCATCGCTCAGGGAGTGGCCGCGGGCATGACCATCCGCGAGGTACCGATTCAGACGAGATACTTCGACGAGGCATCGCAGATCGGGTTCGTCCGTTCCGTTCGATATGGCCTCGAGATTCTGAAGACAATGGGCTTCTACAAGTTGCATCGCAAGGGTCTGTTCAGTCACCGGATCTTCCGGGGACTTGGTTCGGGTCCGAGCGGGCGGCACGTTAAGGCGACTCAGTAG
- a CDS encoding serine hydroxymethyltransferase: MTSTSTFHHQDLETVDQEIHEAILLETRRQNETLELIASENHVSEAVLRAMGSVFTNKYAEGYPGRRYYGGCGPTDIVENLALDRAKELFGAEHANVQPHSGSQANMAVYFATLEPGDVIMGMDLSHGGHLTHGHPLSYSGRDFEVVAYGVDRETERIDYEAMQRIAEKSKPKMIICGASAYSRVIDFARIREIADSVGALMMADVAHIAGLIVAGAHPSPVPFADFVTTTTHKTLRGPRGGLILCREKHAKAIDRALFPGVQGGPLVHIIAAKAVAFKEALSSEFRDYQRRIIDNAQALCAAVANGGFRIVSGGTDNHLFMTDVFSKGITGKDGEKMLEDAGITVNKNTIPFDTNKPMVASGLRIGTPAVTSRGMSQKEMETIGKLIVRVLDAEGDEATVKAVRDDVRSLCLGFPLY; encoded by the coding sequence ATGACGAGTACATCCACTTTCCACCATCAGGACCTCGAGACAGTCGACCAGGAGATCCACGAGGCGATCCTTCTCGAGACCAGACGACAGAACGAGACGCTCGAGCTGATCGCCTCCGAGAACCACGTTTCGGAGGCCGTACTCCGCGCGATGGGTTCCGTCTTCACGAACAAGTACGCCGAGGGGTACCCGGGCAGGCGATATTACGGCGGGTGCGGACCTACCGACATCGTCGAAAATCTGGCGCTCGATCGGGCGAAGGAGCTGTTCGGTGCCGAGCATGCGAACGTCCAGCCGCACTCCGGCTCGCAGGCCAATATGGCGGTCTACTTCGCGACGCTCGAGCCGGGCGATGTGATCATGGGAATGGATCTCTCGCACGGGGGACATCTGACTCACGGACATCCCCTTTCGTACAGCGGTCGTGATTTCGAAGTCGTTGCGTACGGCGTCGACAGAGAGACGGAGAGAATCGATTACGAAGCGATGCAGCGGATCGCAGAGAAATCGAAGCCGAAAATGATCATATGTGGCGCGTCAGCGTACTCGCGAGTCATCGATTTCGCGCGCATCCGGGAGATCGCTGATTCGGTCGGAGCTCTGATGATGGCCGATGTCGCCCACATTGCGGGCCTCATCGTTGCCGGAGCGCATCCGTCACCTGTCCCGTTTGCGGATTTCGTCACCACGACGACCCACAAGACCCTGAGGGGCCCGCGCGGAGGGTTGATCCTATGCCGCGAGAAGCATGCGAAGGCGATCGACCGTGCGCTGTTTCCCGGAGTTCAGGGCGGGCCGCTGGTGCACATAATCGCGGCCAAAGCCGTCGCTTTCAAAGAGGCTCTTTCCAGCGAGTTTCGCGACTATCAACGCCGGATCATCGACAACGCTCAGGCTCTCTGCGCCGCAGTTGCGAACGGAGGATTTCGAATCGTCTCCGGCGGTACGGACAATCATCTTTTCATGACGGATGTCTTCTCGAAAGGAATCACAGGCAAAGATGGTGAGAAGATGCTCGAGGACGCCGGAATCACGGTGAACAAGAACACGATACCTTTCGACACCAACAAGCCGATGGTGGCATCCGGGCTTCGCATCGGCACGCCGGCCGTGACTTCGAGAGGGATGAGCCAGAAGGAGATGGAAACGATCGGAAAGCTGATCGTCAGAGTGCTCGACGCCGAGGGGGATGAGGCGACGGTAAAAGCGGTGCGAGACGACGTCCGGTCGCTCTGCCTCGGATTTCCGCTCTACTGA
- a CDS encoding bifunctional folylpolyglutamate synthase/dihydrofolate synthase, with product MNEPADWLEQLIGQGIRPGLERMQIFVDALEISLGRRWVIVAGTNGKGSTAATLDSILRSAGRSTILYTSPHLVRLSERWIIRGEEVDHAALRSAIERIRTASGELDVLPTFFEALTLIALILADRDDVEIGIFEVGMGGRLDATNVVEADVAAISMIGLDHAEWLGDTIEKIAAEKGGVIKKSTRAVTSNTGASILRVLDELADRAGVTLEALEDCCMIRAKSSDCDGVHFRFTTPLREYDLESPLRGEHQIPNVALAVRAAELLFDRMGLECDAAAIERGVAGTRWRGRLEIFDVDGRRLLVDGAHNPAGAETLARFVERHLQGEVCLLFGCLRDKDWKAMIERLAPLAQKVILTSVDSDRAAEPGEIATWLSERYGVDVVEPASAALDQAWRSGCQNVVVGGSLYLAGDAVAFGDRLRGSR from the coding sequence GTGAACGAGCCGGCGGACTGGCTCGAGCAACTGATCGGACAGGGGATCCGACCCGGGCTCGAGCGAATGCAAATCTTCGTCGACGCACTGGAGATCTCGCTCGGTCGCCGGTGGGTGATCGTCGCCGGGACCAATGGAAAGGGCTCGACCGCCGCCACGCTCGACTCGATCCTGCGAAGCGCTGGTCGGTCGACGATCCTCTATACCTCGCCGCACCTGGTGCGGCTGTCGGAGCGGTGGATCATCAGGGGAGAGGAAGTTGACCATGCGGCTCTGCGATCCGCGATCGAGCGGATCCGGACTGCATCCGGAGAGCTCGACGTTCTTCCGACCTTTTTCGAGGCGCTTACCCTCATCGCGTTGATCCTCGCGGATCGAGACGACGTGGAGATCGGAATCTTCGAAGTCGGGATGGGGGGGCGGCTCGATGCCACCAACGTGGTCGAGGCGGATGTCGCGGCAATCTCGATGATCGGGCTCGATCATGCGGAGTGGCTCGGAGACACGATCGAGAAGATCGCTGCGGAGAAGGGGGGCGTGATCAAGAAGAGCACACGGGCGGTCACCTCGAATACCGGCGCTTCGATTCTGAGAGTACTCGACGAGCTCGCGGATCGTGCCGGTGTCACCCTTGAAGCTCTCGAGGACTGCTGCATGATCCGCGCGAAGAGCTCAGACTGCGACGGCGTTCATTTCCGGTTCACGACGCCTCTGCGAGAGTACGATCTCGAGAGTCCGCTGCGCGGTGAGCATCAGATTCCGAACGTCGCCCTGGCGGTCCGCGCAGCGGAGCTTCTTTTCGATCGAATGGGTCTGGAGTGCGATGCCGCGGCGATCGAGAGAGGCGTTGCGGGCACGAGATGGCGGGGACGGCTCGAGATTTTCGACGTCGATGGACGCAGGCTTCTGGTCGACGGCGCTCACAATCCGGCCGGAGCCGAGACGCTCGCTCGATTCGTCGAGCGCCATCTCCAGGGGGAAGTCTGCCTCCTTTTCGGATGTCTGCGAGACAAAGACTGGAAGGCGATGATCGAGCGGCTGGCGCCGCTCGCGCAGAAGGTGATTCTGACCAGCGTCGACTCGGATCGGGCAGCCGAACCCGGCGAGATCGCGACGTGGCTCAGTGAGCGATACGGGGTGGATGTAGTCGAGCCTGCGAGCGCCGCTCTCGACCAGGCCTGGCGAAGCGGATGTCAGAATGTGGTCGTCGGAGGATCGCTCTATCTCGCGGGCGATGCCGTCGCGTTCGGCGATCGGCTACGGGGCTCTCGCTGA
- a CDS encoding phosphatase PAP2 family protein, with the protein MAPEPFASDGDPVVERPDRCAIAVLAGIGFCAIEIVILFVLMRRHGIELLISGPFVASAGFFSFVLYGAVLHGVVALFRKRAGLYWKRTFRNPRWLGVTALLAINLGMLSYFYQGLKTGTWLMGRSGVDSLLWAIDSFVFFGMSPNTFFLNLFDNPVLLGVFDLGYGMLFLFVLILGIASYLAMPGFARRTSFILANTLLWSAGAWLYFAVPAMGPAYGFSDVWEEARPGMPATTYLQRRLIENHLNVLARNEGLSFGSIRFAEGLGAFPSLHVGFFALLALFVRRGSRRGGNWLFGATAFMFLGSIITGWHYMIDSVAGLILAWLSYRVIRWLEPRWAPLTPAKDGPW; encoded by the coding sequence GTGGCGCCTGAACCGTTCGCGTCCGACGGCGATCCGGTCGTCGAGAGACCCGATCGTTGCGCCATCGCCGTCCTGGCAGGGATTGGTTTCTGCGCGATCGAGATCGTGATCCTTTTCGTCCTGATGAGGCGTCACGGGATCGAACTCCTCATCTCCGGACCCTTTGTCGCAAGCGCTGGCTTTTTCAGCTTCGTGCTCTACGGTGCCGTGCTTCATGGCGTCGTGGCACTTTTTCGCAAGCGCGCAGGGCTCTACTGGAAACGAACGTTTCGTAACCCGCGCTGGCTCGGCGTCACGGCGCTGCTGGCAATCAATCTCGGGATGCTGAGCTACTTCTATCAGGGTCTCAAGACCGGGACCTGGCTGATGGGGAGATCGGGCGTCGATTCGCTTCTCTGGGCGATCGACAGTTTCGTTTTCTTCGGGATGTCCCCCAATACCTTCTTCCTCAATCTGTTCGACAATCCCGTGCTTCTGGGCGTCTTCGACCTCGGATACGGGATGCTGTTCCTGTTCGTTCTGATTCTGGGAATCGCTTCGTATCTCGCGATGCCGGGTTTTGCACGACGAACTTCGTTCATTCTGGCGAATACCCTTTTGTGGAGTGCCGGTGCCTGGCTCTATTTTGCGGTCCCGGCCATGGGCCCGGCGTATGGGTTCAGCGACGTCTGGGAGGAAGCGCGTCCGGGGATGCCCGCCACGACCTATCTTCAGCGGCGCCTCATCGAGAACCATCTGAACGTTCTCGCGCGCAACGAAGGTCTGTCCTTTGGAAGCATCCGGTTCGCAGAAGGCCTCGGAGCATTCCCGAGTCTCCACGTCGGGTTCTTTGCTCTGCTTGCGCTGTTCGTCAGGCGGGGGTCGCGTCGAGGAGGAAACTGGTTGTTCGGCGCGACCGCATTCATGTTTCTCGGGTCGATCATTACAGGCTGGCACTACATGATCGATTCGGTGGCCGGTCTGATCCTGGCCTGGCTCTCGTACCGGGTGATCCGCTGGCTCGAGCCCCGATGGGCTCCGCTTACACCGGCCAAAGACGGACCGTGGTGA
- the accD gene encoding acetyl-CoA carboxylase, carboxyltransferase subunit beta has product MAWFRKEKKPKKPLEEKPLTIPEGLWVKCDGCKEIVYRREVDENLSVCPKCSHHFRLSATQRFELLFDGSWKEFAQEIRSADPLEFRDTRPYRDRLRVYENRVGTGDAVLCAEGRLEKMPAVIAAMEYTFMGGSMGSVVGEKITLAAERALEKKIPLIAVSCSGGARMQEGILSLMQMAKISAALARLSEEGIPYVSVLTDPTTGGVTASFAMLGDINIAEPRALIGFAGPRVIEQTIRQKLPEGFQRSEFLVEHGMLDAIVERQQMKAFIATFLRFCRGA; this is encoded by the coding sequence ATGGCCTGGTTCCGCAAAGAAAAGAAGCCAAAGAAACCTCTCGAAGAGAAGCCGCTCACGATTCCCGAGGGACTCTGGGTCAAATGTGACGGATGCAAGGAGATCGTCTACCGGCGGGAAGTCGACGAGAACCTGAGCGTCTGCCCGAAATGCTCGCATCATTTCCGTCTGTCTGCCACGCAGCGGTTCGAGCTCCTTTTCGATGGATCGTGGAAGGAGTTCGCGCAGGAGATCCGGTCGGCGGATCCGCTGGAGTTCCGGGATACCAGACCCTACCGCGACCGCTTGCGCGTCTACGAGAACCGGGTCGGGACCGGCGATGCCGTGCTCTGCGCCGAGGGCCGGCTGGAGAAAATGCCAGCGGTCATCGCCGCGATGGAGTACACATTCATGGGCGGCTCGATGGGCTCGGTCGTCGGCGAAAAGATCACGCTCGCCGCCGAGCGCGCTCTGGAAAAGAAGATTCCTCTCATCGCCGTATCTTGCTCCGGCGGAGCCAGAATGCAGGAAGGGATACTTTCTCTGATGCAGATGGCGAAGATCTCGGCAGCGCTCGCGCGTCTTTCCGAGGAGGGTATCCCCTATGTTTCAGTGCTGACCGATCCGACCACCGGAGGGGTCACCGCGTCGTTTGCGATGCTCGGAGACATCAACATCGCCGAGCCTCGGGCCCTGATCGGATTCGCCGGTCCGCGCGTGATCGAGCAGACGATTCGTCAGAAATTGCCCGAGGGCTTCCAGCGATCCGAGTTCCTCGTCGAGCACGGAATGCTCGACGCCATCGTCGAGCGACAACAGATGAAGGCGTTCATCGCCACATTTCTCCGCTTCTGCCGTGGCGCCTGA
- the smpB gene encoding SsrA-binding protein SmpB has translation MSPSSNEDRKVIATNRKARHDYEVVEKLEAGLVLTGTEVKSLRDGRANLKDSYVIFKDGEAFLFGTHISPYDHGNRENHEPTRTRKLLLHRRQLEKLHGIVTQKGLTIVPLELYFIAGRVKAEIAVVRGRKLHDKREVVKQREAERETRAAIKEAGKA, from the coding sequence ATGTCACCTTCGTCCAACGAAGACCGTAAGGTCATTGCAACGAACCGGAAGGCCCGTCACGACTATGAAGTCGTCGAGAAGCTCGAGGCGGGCCTCGTTCTGACGGGGACCGAGGTGAAGTCGCTTCGTGACGGGCGGGCCAACCTCAAAGACAGCTACGTGATCTTCAAGGACGGCGAAGCCTTTCTGTTCGGTACGCACATCTCACCCTATGATCACGGCAATCGCGAGAACCACGAGCCGACGCGGACCAGGAAGCTGCTTCTGCATCGACGGCAGCTCGAGAAGCTGCACGGAATCGTCACGCAGAAGGGGCTGACGATCGTACCTCTCGAGCTGTATTTCATCGCCGGTAGAGTCAAGGCCGAGATTGCAGTGGTGAGAGGTCGCAAGCTGCACGACAAGAGAGAAGTCGTCAAGCAGCGCGAAGCGGAACGCGAGACCCGTGCAGCCATCAAGGAAGCCGGAAAGGCCTGA
- a CDS encoding HD domain-containing protein: MSLAKLEPRFKELLYRCLEEIRATKAALYLAEGDETYKAVTQYGFREGLPDKHQSRDDLVNNLIMKRGAFYLNNLTEDMRFSELLYDAGTSRLLVAPIYSRGKLVGFLDIRDKAGDQPFTPKDVRSSQAIADAYLDLFAEEGLFGQKKIQVSEMGQSSEGGDDEIWMLPVVERAKTELQKGKTRSSGRIEPIDPARLDVARTMLGLFLGLRGVVAAGLADLSPTILTYYMVARGPISPEAVSDIQKRLGTWMQKRGGDLAPLKVQQDPWIGNGGSPVVPGDIASLMAAPLREFGELVLSVAFSQTPGRDVRSLLERLHKCVEESVSNAVAAHSRTPLMRNVALRLIEPDLESLPDLVDHSERVASMAAELAGKAGLGSEEIERIRLAGMVHDVGMRPLGWERIQRKGQLSDSEMILVRQHPMVGAAIISRSPLGAEIATLVHSHHERVDGTGYPEGLKGKEIPTGSRIIHICEAFDAMTAPDSYKPPVSVEEACSRLSGAKGRQFDSDLVDAFVSLRT; this comes from the coding sequence ATGAGTCTGGCCAAACTGGAACCGCGGTTCAAGGAACTTCTCTACCGGTGCCTCGAGGAAATCCGGGCGACAAAGGCCGCGCTGTATCTCGCCGAAGGTGACGAAACCTATAAGGCGGTGACCCAGTACGGCTTCCGGGAAGGTCTCCCCGACAAACACCAGTCTCGCGACGATCTGGTCAACAACCTCATCATGAAAAGGGGAGCGTTTTACCTGAACAACCTGACTGAGGATATGAGGTTTTCCGAGCTTCTCTATGATGCCGGCACCAGCAGGCTTCTGGTGGCGCCGATCTACTCACGGGGCAAGCTCGTCGGTTTTCTCGACATCAGGGACAAGGCGGGCGATCAGCCATTCACGCCGAAGGACGTGCGGAGCTCGCAGGCGATCGCGGACGCCTATCTCGATCTGTTCGCTGAAGAGGGTTTGTTCGGCCAAAAGAAGATCCAGGTTTCTGAGATGGGACAGAGCTCCGAGGGTGGCGATGACGAGATCTGGATGCTTCCGGTGGTCGAGAGGGCGAAGACGGAACTGCAAAAGGGGAAGACGCGGAGCTCGGGCCGGATCGAGCCGATCGATCCTGCGCGACTGGATGTGGCACGCACGATGCTCGGCCTTTTTCTCGGGCTCCGTGGGGTCGTGGCGGCAGGGCTGGCGGATCTGTCACCCACCATTTTGACGTATTACATGGTTGCGCGCGGTCCGATTTCTCCGGAAGCCGTGAGCGACATTCAGAAGCGGCTGGGCACCTGGATGCAGAAGCGGGGCGGGGATCTTGCTCCGTTGAAAGTTCAGCAGGACCCTTGGATCGGCAATGGAGGGTCACCGGTTGTTCCGGGAGACATCGCCTCGCTGATGGCGGCACCGCTTCGCGAATTCGGCGAGCTCGTTCTGAGCGTGGCGTTCAGCCAGACTCCGGGGCGCGACGTACGCAGTCTTCTGGAACGGCTTCACAAGTGTGTCGAGGAATCGGTATCGAACGCAGTAGCCGCGCACTCGCGCACGCCGCTGATGCGGAACGTGGCCCTACGACTGATCGAGCCCGATCTGGAGTCACTTCCCGATCTGGTCGACCACTCCGAGCGCGTGGCTTCGATGGCTGCCGAGCTCGCCGGCAAGGCAGGCCTCGGAAGCGAGGAGATTGAGAGAATCCGGCTGGCCGGGATGGTTCATGACGTCGGGATGAGGCCACTCGGGTGGGAGCGAATACAGAGGAAGGGGCAACTTTCCGACTCGGAGATGATCCTCGTGCGACAGCATCCGATGGTCGGTGCGGCCATCATCTCACGCTCTCCACTCGGAGCCGAGATCGCAACGCTGGTTCATTCGCATCACGAGCGCGTCGATGGTACAGGTTATCCGGAAGGCCTGAAGGGGAAAGAGATCCCGACCGGGTCGAGAATCATTCACATCTGCGAAGCGTTCGACGCGATGACGGCACCGGACTCGTACAAGCCGCCGGTATCGGTCGAGGAAGCGTGCAGTCGGCTTTCCGGGGCGAAAGGCCGCCAGTTCGACTCCGATCTTGTCGACGCCTTCGTCTCTCTCCGCACCTGA
- the lpxC gene encoding UDP-3-O-acyl-N-acetylglucosamine deacetylase, translated as MSRQRSRRTIANAVAIEGHGLHSGIYTTLELRPANPGDGIVFHRKDLGNLEIAVRQDSTTALDHATSVGLDDVSVGTIEHLLSAMQASGVTDACLVIDGPEVPIIDGSALPFVHLIEAAGLRELDREASPIRIERPIVVESGDRFIRIDPAAELSVSYTIAFDHPAIGVQSLDWVADPVSFATEIAPARTFGFLAEVEKLRAVGLARGGSVDNCIVLDDATVTNGPLRFHDEFVRHKIVDLLGDLVLLERPVIGRITAYKAGHALHSRFVEALLRASEQEQPARSASRYDRTVV; from the coding sequence ATGAGTCGCCAAAGGTCCCGCCGCACAATCGCCAATGCAGTCGCCATCGAGGGTCACGGCCTCCATTCGGGGATCTATACGACCCTGGAGCTCCGTCCGGCCAACCCGGGGGACGGCATCGTTTTCCACCGGAAGGACCTCGGAAACCTCGAGATCGCCGTCCGTCAGGACTCCACCACCGCGCTGGATCACGCGACCTCGGTGGGCCTGGACGACGTCTCGGTCGGGACGATCGAACATCTTCTCTCGGCGATGCAGGCTTCCGGAGTCACAGATGCGTGCCTGGTGATCGATGGCCCCGAGGTGCCGATCATCGATGGAAGCGCTCTTCCGTTCGTCCATCTGATCGAGGCAGCGGGCCTGCGCGAGCTCGACAGAGAGGCCTCTCCGATCAGAATCGAGCGTCCGATCGTCGTGGAATCCGGTGACCGTTTCATCAGAATCGATCCGGCAGCCGAGCTTTCCGTCTCGTATACGATCGCCTTCGATCATCCCGCAATCGGAGTTCAATCCCTCGACTGGGTCGCCGACCCGGTGAGCTTTGCAACCGAGATCGCACCCGCGCGTACCTTCGGCTTCCTCGCAGAGGTCGAGAAGCTGAGGGCCGTCGGCCTTGCGCGAGGGGGCTCGGTCGACAACTGCATCGTTCTCGACGACGCAACGGTGACGAATGGCCCGCTCCGATTTCACGACGAGTTCGTTCGCCACAAGATCGTCGACCTGCTGGGAGATCTCGTTCTTCTGGAACGGCCGGTCATCGGCAGAATCACCGCCTACAAGGCGGGCCACGCGCTTCACTCCCGCTTCGTCGAGGCTCTGCTGAGGGCTTCGGAACAGGAGCAGCCGGCTCGTTCGGCGTCCCGCTACGATCGCACGGTCGTCTAA